The genomic interval AACCCCTGGCGCCGCCGGACAAGCCCAGGGAGGCTTCGGCGGCGGACGCGGCGGCGGGGCGCCGCTGGCAACAACCGGACGGTATCAGGCCGTACTCGGCAAGCTGGTGGGCGACCAGGTGACGGCCATCGGCGCGCCGCAGTCGTTCCTCGTCGTCATGATTCCGCAGTAGGGCCGGTTTCAGAACCGGTTCGCGTGGCAGATCGCGGGCCTGAGGATCGAACAGCTTTCCGATCCTCAGGCCCGTCCTGTCTATCTCTGTGCCGCATTGGACACGTAGCTCAGAATGAAGCTCGAGATGCCGTCGTTCTTCACCCGCGCGAAGTTGCTCGTGCCATTCACGCAGTAGTCCGTCGCCGACGAGGTGATCCCCGCCACCGCCCATACGCCTCCGTCGGAGATCAGCAGTGGCCCGCCAGAATCGCCGGCACAGACAGAACTGGCTGTCGGCGTCGTGGCGGTCACAACGAGATAGGAGGACGTGACGTCCGACACCGTGACAAAGCCCGCGCGCAACGTGCCGATGCTCCCGGTCGCTGACTGGCCGTAGCCGGCGATCACGCCCTGCTCGCCTCGGCTCACGTCGCGGCTCAGCAGGAGCGGTGTCGGCGTCCGGCCCAACGACTGCGAGAACTTCACAACGCCGACATCGAGCGACGATGCACCGGTGCCTGAGTAGCCCGGGCTGGCATGGAACTCGGTCGAGAACACGAAAGGTCCGCTGCCCAGGTCGACCCTCACACCCGTGACGTCAGCCGCGTCTGCGTGCAGGCAGTGCGCCGCGGTCATCACCCACTGGCTGTCGATCACCGTGCCGGAACAGTAGTGGTCCAACTTCTCAGCGCCAACGAGCACCTGCAACCACAGCACACTCGAACTGGCGGCCTGAGGCACGCAGTCGGTCCCGTTGACGATCGTCTCTGGCGTGGTCAAGAACCCCGCCACCGCGCCGCAGGCGTTTCCTGTCACGGGGGGGATGGGGTTCGACGGTGAGGTGGGACTGGTGGGCGTCGTCGGCGTCGAATTGGAGCCGCCGCCGCAAGCGGGTGCCGTCATGGCCGCGACCGCGGCAATGCCAACAGCCATACGCGCCAGCGTCATCCTTGCCGACATACGCACGTGGGCCCTCCAGTCGGATCGCGAGGGCGGGGGGTCGTGCGACCGTGACCGGCGCCGACTGCCACGCTCTCCCATGAGTGTATGGCCCGCGGGGCGGCACTTCAAGCACACACGGGCACCGGCCTGACATAACCGGGCTTGACGCTCACCCTCAGACCGACGTAACGTGACGCGCTTGCCCTGATCCGGATCGACGACAACGAACGGTTGCACTATGGCCCTTTACGCGGGGATCTTCCTCATCACGCTCTCCGGTCTCATGTTCGAGATCGGGCTGACGCGCATCTTCTCGGCGACAATCTGGTATCACTTCGCCTTTATCGCGATTTCGGTCGCGCTGCTCGGCTGGGGCGTGGGAGGCTTCGCGGTTCATCTGCTCCGCCGGCGCGTGGCGCTGACGATCGAGCGCGCGGCCGGCGTCACGTTCGCCTACGGGCTCTCGATTCCCCTGTGCCTCTGGCTGATGGTGCGGGCGCCCTTCGATCCGGGCCTGTTGCCGTTCTACTTCGCGGTGTCGCTCTTTCCGTTCCTGCTGGCCGGGATGGCGCTGTCGATGGTGTTCACGATCCGGCAGAGTGAAGCCGCGCGCCTCTACTTCGCCGATCTGCTCGGCGCATCCGGCGGCGCGCTGGCGGTCACCGCCATCCTCTCGTACCTGGGCGGCGAGAACGCGATACTGGCTGTCGGGGTCGCACCGCTGATCGCGTCGTTCTGCTTCTGGCGGCGCCTGCGCGTGCCGGCTGGCGTCGCGATTGTGCTGCTGCTGGTCGCCATCGGTCTCAACGAACAGACGGGCCTGTTCAAGATCCGCAGCGCGCCGACCAAGGGCATGTATCAGCACATGGCAGCCACGCCCGGGGCGAAGGTTGCGCTGACCGGGTGGAACGCGTACTCGCGCATCGACGCAGTAACGGGCTTCGCGTCGCCCTATCTCGCGAGACTCTACATTGATTCGGACGCGTGGACGAGCATCCTGGAATGGGACGGCCGGGCCGAGAGCATCGCCCCATTGAAGGAGTGGTACCGCGCGCTGCCGTTCAAGGTCGCGCCGGACAAGCCGAAGACGCTCGTCATCGGGCCTGGAGGCGGTTCGGATGTGCTGGTTGCCATCGCGGCGGGCGCCGAGCAGGTGACTGCGGTCGAGATGAACCCGCTCATGCTCCAGTTCGTGCGGCATTTCGGCGCGAAGGCCGGCAACCTCTACGATCACCCGAAAGTCGAGACCATTCTCTCTGAAGGTCGCAATTTCATCATGCGGACCGATCGCCGGTTCGACGTGATTCTGCTCGGCTTCGTAGATTCGTGGGCGGCCGTGGCGTCGGGCGGGTTGTCACTCTCCGAAAACCACCTCTACACGGTGGAGGCGTTCAAGGCGTACTTCGATCACCTGACGCCGGAGGGCGAACTGGTGATTCTGCGCTGGGACGTTGACGTGGCGCGCCTGGTCTCGAACGCCGTCGCCTTGCTCGGGCCGACTGAGGCCGGCAAGCGCGTCGCCGTGTTCCTCGAGAAACGGGATGGCGGACCCGGCGATCCGCCGCAGATGATCTTCATCCTGAAGAAGCAGCCATTCACCGGCGCCGAGACGGCGCGGATGGATGGCTGGCAATCGGCGCGGCCGATCATCATCCCGGGCCGCCACGTCGAGGAGCCATATGCGGCGCTGTTCGACGGCCGTACGACCCTGGCACAGTACGTCGACGCCGCCGACACGCGCGTGGACCCGGTATTCGACGATCGCCCGTTCTTCTTCGCGCGACAGAAGCCGTGGGGCATCCCGGCGACGATGAGGCGTGCGTTCTTCCTGATCCTCGCACCGGTCGCACTCCTGTGCGTGGCGTTTCTCGCTCTCGGCAAGCCGGAAGGCGAACCGGCCGGTCCTTACGCGCGGTCTCTGGTCTATTTCGCGTCGCTCGGCCTCGGGTTCATCGCGGTGGAACTGGCCCTGCTTCAGCACCTCACACTGCTGCTGGGTCATCCGATCTTCACGCTGTCGATCTTGCTGTTTACGCTGCTGGCGGCCGGCGGGGTCGGCAGCATGT from Acidobacteriota bacterium carries:
- a CDS encoding trypsin-like serine protease; amino-acid sequence: MSARMTLARMAVGIAAVAAMTAPACGGGSNSTPTTPTSPTSPSNPIPPVTGNACGAVAGFLTTPETIVNGTDCVPQAASSSVLWLQVLVGAEKLDHYCSGTVIDSQWVMTAAHCLHADAADVTGVRVDLGSGPFVFSTEFHASPGYSGTGASSLDVGVVKFSQSLGRTPTPLLLSRDVSRGEQGVIAGYGQSATGSIGTLRAGFVTVSDVTSSYLVVTATTPTASSVCAGDSGGPLLISDGGVWAVAGITSSATDYCVNGTSNFARVKNDGISSFILSYVSNAAQR